The DNA region CACGTCTTATTTGGCCATATTGTCGAATATGATTGGGCCTTTAAGGATGAAGAATCAGCTAAAGTGATGAGTGTCGCGATGGAAGCTGAAGTGAATCAATATGTGGATGATTTACCAGATACCGTAGTAACTTTAAAATGGGTGAAGCATATTACAGAAGATCGCCTTATCTTACCAAAGGCTGGGACGCTATATTACTATAATGAATTAAAAGCAGTAAAGAATGATCCGAAAAGACAAGGGCACAACCGGACGGAATCAACCTTTAATAAAATGTTAGGTTCTGGTCAAATGGATGATTTATATAGTCAATTAGCAGGCAATTTTGACCCAAATAAAGCAGAAGAACTGCGAATTGATTCAGCCAAGCAATTAAAAGAGGAAATGAAAAATAACCGTACCATGCAGCCTATTACACCTAATAGTCAGCATGCGGACTTATATCGGAAGTTGATGAATGGTTTAATTAAAGATTCTTACAGTCAAATGACTGAAGAATTACGATTAAAATTATCAAGTGAAGTGAAAGTCAGCATCGATCAAATTACTAAGCAACGGGCATTAAACTGGCGAGATGTTATTAAAAGAGGCATGGGTACGTCTTTAGTCCCTTATAAACTGTCTAAAAATCGTATGAATAGACGACAGCCACATCGAGTGGATTTACCAGGTCGTGTTTTAGATACGGCTAGTCGATTAGTGGCATTCTTTGATACCTCAGCTTCACAGAATGAAGAAGCCTTGGCATATTCATTAGGTGAGTTAGCCAATATACAAAAGACTTTACACGCTGAAGTATGGGTAGTCCATGTGGATACGACTGTCCAGTATGCAAAACAGTTATCATTTCAATCTTTAAAAGATATGGAATTTGCTGGACGAGGAGGCACCAGTTTTGCCCCGGCCTATCAATGGCTTCATGACCAAGGTTTTACCAATGAAGATACTGTTGCAGTCTACTTTACAGATGGTTATGGAGATGATGATTTTGAACGGTATGGGTTCACGAATATGTATTGGATTCTAACAGAAACTGAAGTGGGCGACCCATCTCCTTTATCTACGGATGGTGAAGGTAAGGTCTTATACCTGAAAGCTGATGAACGATATAACCGCCATATCTTGCGCCATCATAAAAATGCGCCAATCAATCACCAGCAAAGTGATCATATTTAGGAGAGTTATATGGATACTATAAAAATCAAAAAAGCTTTAGTTAAGGCCCAAATGGGTGACTATACTGCTATGGTGAAAGATATACCATATGCCACATTTGAAAAATTGAATATCCCCTTACAATTTGATTTCAAGAAAATTGATGAAGAAGTTGCTGCTTATATTGTAGCGAATGGCTATTTAGAGATGTTTCCTAGCCAGATGAACCAGTTAAATCTTCTGCAAAAAGGGAATCGCTTTAGGTTAGAAACCGGTATTTCTAGTGAGATGGACGATCAATTTCTGGAAGAATCATGGACTAGATATGAAACAATAAAGCGGACTGCCTTAACTAATGAAAAAAAGGAATCGATGATCAGTCGAACTGGGAGTCAAATTTCTATGTGGGATAAATTAATAGCTAATGATATCCCCGAATTAAAGAAACGCCAAGAAATACTATTAAAAGAATTTGAATAAGCAAGCTAAAAAGGTCAGAAGTGTCGAAAATTCCTGACCTTTTTTATTGCTAAAAGAACTGTATTTATCAATAAGTGATTATTGTTTTTCATGAATTAGATTGAGTAAAATTTCTACAAAAACTGTTGGTAAGGATTGTAAGTCGACGATTGACTTAGCAGAGGTGGTACGACCAGGTAAGACAATTGTATGATTGAAAAAGCGTTTTAATTCAGATCTGGGATTAAGGGTAATCAAGAAAGTGTTTTCTAAAGATGCGCTTGGAATGGCTTCAAGAAAAGCCGTTGCATTGGTATTATTACCCGTTATTGAGAAAAATATTAAAGTAGCATTCTCAGATAGAGTGTTGACATAATGGCCGCCAGTAACGAAATTATCCGAAAACATTGACATTATACCAAGATCTAATAAGCCAAGGGATAAAGCTCTAGCTGGAATTGAAGATAAGTGCATACCAAATATATAATTCATTTCATGGTTTAGTAAAGCCTCTACCAACTTATTTAATTCAGTTTCATCAATCGACTTAAAATCAATGAGTGTGTTTGAAAACTCATTGATATAACGATCAATAAACGAGTGTGCATCTTGTGGCTCGAGTTGACGATTACCTTTCAAATAATGAATAAACTCAAAGCGGAAATCTTTGTAGCCATTATAGCCTAACGTCTGACAGAAACGTAAGACTGCTGAAGTTGAAGTGTCAGCACGGTTTGCTAATTTAGTAATTGTAAATGTTTCAATATGCTGTGGATTGTCTAATATATAAGTAGCTACTTTAGCTTCTGAATTTGAGAAATCCTTTTGGTGTAGATGGATATTATCGATAATCGTCATACTGACCGCTCCTCTATATAATCTCTAACCTATTTTAAGTTCCTTTGACAATTTTGTCAAAAAAATATGATAATTCATTGACAACGCTTTCATTTTAAATTAATATCTAATTAAGATAATATTATCAAGTTTCCGTAACAAAATTATCACGAAAAGGACAATGATTATGGACTATAAAAAATTAGCTAAAGATATTGTTACAAATGTAGGTGGAGAAGATAACATTCAAGTAGTGAATCATTGCATGACCCGACTACGTTTTAATCTAAAGGATAATTCTAAACCTGATAAGAAAGTATTAGAAGGGTTAGAAGGCGTGTTAGGTGTTGTATATGCTGGTGACCAATACATGGTTATATTGGGTCAACATTTACTACCAACCTACGAAGAGATTGTGAATAACTACCATGTTAAAGCTGGGGAAAGTATTGATGAAAACTTAGATGATTTATCAAATACCAAAGAACCTTTAAGTTTTAAAAATGCAGGTGGCCGACTCATTGGTTTTATTTCTTCATCTGTAACGCCATTGATTCCTGGGTTAATTGCAGGTGGGATGTTAAAAGTGGTGTTGCTGCTAGTCGTTACTTTCCTATCTCCTGAGTTTGCTGAGAGCTCCTCTCATCAATTGTTATCAGCGATTGCTGATGCACCATTTTACTTCATGCCGTTGATCGTGGCCTATGGGGCAGCAACGAAACTAGGAGGGACACCAGTTTATTCTATTGTTGCAGCAGCTGCTCTCTTGCACGGCAATTATACTGGTTTAGTGACTGAAGCAGCTACTAATGTCAATTTATTTGGTATTAATGTTCCGCTATTAAGTTATGGTACTTCTTTATTACCGGCCTTATTAATTGCAGTGGTGGCTTACTATGCAGAGAAATACCTCAATAAAATTGTACCTGGTATTTTTAAATCAGTATTTGTTGGTATGGGTACTGTTTTAATTGCTGGTGGATTAGCTTTCGTAGTGCTTGGTCCATTAGGTAATATGCTTGGTCAAGTGATTGCATCAGTATTTATGTTTTTAAGTGGCACTATAGGACCAATTGCAGTTGGATTACTTGCTGCAGCACTACCTTGGATGGTAATGACTGGAATGCATACGGCAATTGCGCCGTTTATGACGCAATTACTTGTAAATCCGGGATACGATGCAATTATTCGTCCAGCTTTCTTACTACATAATATGGCAGAAGGTGGTGCCAACCTTGGTGTCGCAGCTAGAACAAAGAATGCTAAATTACGTAGTGAATGTATTTCATTAGCTATTGGTTGTATTGTTGCAGGTGTTACAGAGCCGGCTATTTACGGGGTTAACTTAAAGTATCGTAAACCGATGTATGGGGTAATGGCTGGTGGTTTTGTTGGTGGTGTGGTTGCAAGTTTATTAGGTGCACGTGTATATATTATGGGATACTCCAACCTTTTAGCCTTGCCTATTTTCCAAGAAACAGTGATGGCGATCGTGATAGGTATTGTAGCAACAATTGTCACTGCAGCAGTTGTAACCTATATGTTAGGGATCGATGAGACAGAGAGTGTTGACCTAGCAGAACCAGTTAAAGCACTTTATCCGGATGATGCTATTGTAGCGATTACAGAAGGCGATTTGCTGCCTTTGACAGAAGTGAATGATGAAACCTTTTCGAAAAAAATGCTAGGAGATGGCGTAGCTTTTAAATTAGATAGTGACTTTATTTGTGCGCCAGCAAATGGTCAATTAACAACCCTTTTCCCAACAGGTCATGCTTTTGGCATTACCACCAAAGAAGGTATTGAATTACTGGTTCATATTGGGATTGATACTGTGAATTTGAAAGGTGAAGGGTTTGATGTACTAGTTGAACAAGGTGAGGAAGTGCGTGCAGGAGAACCAATTGTTCGGGTAGACCGTGAAAAAATTACTGCGGCAGGATATGACCTAACAACTATGTTAATTCTAACCAATGACTTTGATCATGAAATTCAATTAAATAATCAGGGACAAGTGAAAGTCGGGACAAGCTTAAATTAAGAAAGGAAGCATCAAAATATGACAATTTCAAAAAAACTACCGGAAGATTTCCTATGGGGTGGCGCAACGGCAGATTTTCAATTTGAAGGTGGCTATGGTAAAGGTGGACGCGGTATTTTAAGTCATGATTATGAAACGGATGGGAATCAAGAGAATCCAAGACACCATACGATGGTATTGCCGGATGGAACAAAGATTAAACCAAAGAGTTCATTCTTCTTAGCTGAAGAGGTACCGGTTGATGCAAATCCTGTCTTTGAAGATGGGGCATATTATCCTAGTCACCAAGCAGTCGATTTTTACCACCGCTATAAAGAGGATATCGCTTTAATGGCGGGTATGGGCTTTAACGTATTTAGATTTTCTATTTGTTGGAGTCGTATTTATCCAACAGGAGAAGAGAGTGAACCTAATGAAGAAGGTTTAAAATTCTATGATGATGTTATCAATGAAATGGCTAAATACGGAATGGAACCATTAATTACGATTTGTCATGATGAATTACCGATGGATTTGGCCTTGAAGTATAATGGTTGGGCATCAAAAAAAGTTATTGATGCTTATGTGAAATTGTCTACCACCTTATTTGAAAGATATGGAGACCGGTGTCGTTATTGGTTAACCTTTAATGAAATTAACGCTGTGCGTGGTTTTGGTCCGACAGGTGTACGTAAATCAAGTGGTCAAGACCGCTATCAAGCTGCGCATAATATGTTTGTTGCTTCGGCTAAGGTTGTAGAGATTGGTCATAAAATGATGCCAAATAGCCAATTTGGCGCAATGTATGCGATGAGTGAACTTTATGCTGCAACTTGTAAACCTGAAGACGTTTTCCACCAAATGCAACAAAGACGCGAAAACTGGTATTTTATTGATATTATGGGTAGAGGCTACTATCCAAGTTATACAGAAGAATTATGGCAGCGTCATGGATTTGAAGATTTAGATATTACTGAAGAGGAAAAGGAGATTCTATTCCGTGGGCAATTAGATTTTATTTCCTTCTCTTATTATCGTTCTAACACTACTCAAGCAGGTGATGATTGGTTTAATGTTGGTGGCTCACCTAATCCATATCTTGAAACGACACCTTGGGGATGGCCTGTAGACCCATTAGGACTACGATATTGTATGAATTCAATTTATGATCGTATTCAAAAACCTTTATTTATCGTAGAAAATGGTATGGGGGCAATTGATGAGCCGGACGAAAATGATTATGTTGAAGATGACTATCGTATTGCCTATTTAAATGATCATTTAAGCGCTATGGCTGATGCGATTAATATCGATAAAGTCCCTTGCTTAGGCTATACCATGTGGGGACCAATTGATTTAGTTTCTCTATCTACCGGTGAAATGAAAAAACGTTATGGCTTTATCTATGTGGATATGGATGACAAAGGAAATGGTAGCTTAGACCGAACACCAAAGAAATCATATTATTGGATGAAAGATGTGATTGCTTCTAATGGTGAAAAATTAGGGCAGTAGTTGATAAAGTTTACGTCTAATTCCTGCATAAACAGTGTAATAAGAGCTGACTGACTCACTGCTAAGTGTATGTGACCTGTAGTCAGCTTTTTTCTTTCGGTCATCAGTCTTACCTTGCATTTTAAATATCTTTGTCGCAATATGAAGGGTAAGAATACCAAGAGTGAGGGAAAATAGATGGACAACCAGGAAAATCAAAAACCAATTATTTTCGAGCGGAAAAAGTTTCAATATGATGATATTCGGGAGATGCACACCTTATACATAGAAGATTACCCCATTGTCTATATCTTGCATCAAAATAAGACCAGTAAAGCGCGACCCAAAGCCTATATTGGGCAAACTGTTCATGTTCACAACCGGATGCGAGATCATTTAAAAAATAGCCAGCGAAAAGACCTTACTGATGCTTTGTTTATTGGCCACCAAGCTTTTAATCAGTCGGCAACCTTTAATATTGAAACGAACTTGATTAACTATTTTATTGCTGATAATCAATTCTCCCTACAGAATGTTAGTCAAACGGCTAACCTATCGATGCATAATTATTATCAAAAAACCTTATATGACGATGAATTATTCGAGGACCTATGGGAGTCATTACGTCGGGAAGGCTTGGCCAAAGAAACCACGGATAATTTAAAAAATCGTGATATTTATAAATTATCCCCTTTTAAAACCTTATCTGAACCGCAACGAGCTTTAAAAGAAAATATCCTTCACTATTGTAAAAAGGTGATACAAGACATTAAAAATCAAAAAAGTATACAGAAGAAAGTTTATGTGATTCACGGGGAAGCGGGAACGGGTAAAAGTGTGATTTTATCCTCTTTATTTAATACACTACAAGAAGAGGCAAGGCAAAATCATTCTGCATTAGCGGGTACAAGGAATTATTTACTAGTTAACCACACGGAGATGTTGAAAACTTATCGTCAAATTTCAGAATCACTACCTTATTTGAAGAAAAAAGACTTCAATAAACCAACACCTTTTATCAATAGTCAATCAATTGATGAAGCGGATATAGTGTTGATTGATGAAGGGCATTTGCTACTGACACAACCAGATGCCTATAATAATTTTTATGGTGATAACCAACTGGATGCTATTATGGAGAAAGCAAAAGTAGCAGTACTTATTTTTGATGAAAAGCAGTACTTAAAGGTGAAGAGCAAATGGGATAGAGATGATTTAAAAACAATCCTTAGTCAGTATGATGTTGATGAATTTAAACTGACTGACCAATTTCGAATGAATGCTTCACCAGAAGTGTTGAATTGGGTTGATAATTTTGTTGAGAAAAAGATATCACCTTTGCCACCTTCTGATGAGCGTTTTGAATTTAAGATTTTTGATGATTCTGAAGCTTTTAAAGACTATATCTATCAAAAAAATGCTGAAAAAGGTTTATCGCGAATCGTGTCGACATTCGATTATGCCCATAAGAAAAATGGTGATGTCTATCTTGTTGACCAAGCAGGAGTTAATTTGCCTTGGAATACCACTAATAGTAAGGTAACTTGGTCAGAACGACCAGAAACGATTAATGAGGTAGGATCAATTTACACTGTCCAAGGCTTTGATTTAAACTACGTAGGTATCGTACTTGGACCGTCAGTAGATTATGATTTCGAAGCAGGAAAATTAGTGATTGATCCAAGTAAGTATCAAGATACGGGTGGTTATAGTGGGGCGAATCGTTTTTCAACCTATCAGGAAGCAATGATGGCCAAGGAGCAAATCATTCTAAATTCTATTAATGTCTTGATGAAACGGGGCATTTACGGTCTCGCACTTTATGCGGTAAATGATAACTTAAAACGTAAGTTATACGAAATTAAAGAGGAGGCAGGAAAATATGACGTCTAGTATGGAAAAAATTAATCAATTTCGAGATGAGCGGAATTGGCGCCAATTTCATAATGAGAAGGATTTGGCACTTTCAATAAGTTTAGAAGCTGCTGAATTACTGGAAATTTTTCAATGGAAAACAGCTACTGAGGGTGTACAGAACATAGATGATTTGAAGGATGAGATAGCGGATGTGCTGATTTATGCTTATATGTTAGCAGACAATTTAGGTTTTGATATTGATGAAATTATTGAACGTAAATTAATCAAAAATAATGAGAAATATCCTATTGAAAAAAGTCGCAACAATAATTATAAATATACTGAATTATAAAAAAATCGCGTCCCTTAATCTAAATATAGGGACGCGATTTTTGATTAGTTAATTTGTTTTATTGACTGCTTGATTCCCTTTGTATAAGGAAGTAATAGTCCAAATAAGTAGTGCAAGAATAAAAATAATAGTTAAGCCTACCAATATGTAAACAAAAGTGATCTGTTGCGTGCTCGGGTGCTCACCAAAGAAAGCTAGGATTTCATCAGGTAAACCAAGCATATTTAAGATGGTCAAACCAATTACTGAGATCCACCCTAAAATTCTGACAACAGCGGTATTTTTGAAACGCTTGCCCATTTCCGCTTCAGAATCAGTAATCATCAATAAGGGGATGATAGAGAAAGGAAGTGCGAGGGCTAAGAAAACTTGGGAGTTATTCATTAAATTATTTAGCGCAATATGTTCTTCCACGGTTCCTTTTTGACTAGTATACATTACACTTACAACAACAGGGATAATCGCAATCAATCGGGTGATTAACCGTCTTGCCCAAAGGGGTAATTTCATTTCAATAAAGCCTTCCATGATTACTTGCCCTGTTAAAGTCCCTGTAATGGTTGAATTTTGACCCGAAGCCAGTAAAGCGACAGCAAATAGGGTAGCGAGTACGCCCTTACTAGCAAGGTCAGCTAGGACGCTATTAGCCATGAATTGTGGGTTGGATAATGCTTCGTATAAACCAAAAAATGAAGGGTCTTCTACGACACCCGTTTTAAAAACAGCAGCGCCCATAACCAGTAATAGGGCATTGACGATAAATGCTAGACCTAGCTGGATGTTAGAATCCCACATAGTGAAACGAACGGCAGCAGCTATTTTATCTTGATTATTATAATCAATTTTCCGACTTTGTGAAATGGCTGAGTGTAGATATAAGTTGTGAGGCATAACGGTAGCGCCAATAATACCTAATGAACCAGCTAAGGGTGTCATACCATTTATACTGGGACTGGTTGCTAATACATCATTAGTAGGTATAAAACCACTTAGAATAGCAGCCCAACTTGGATTTGATAGCGCAACTTGGTAGACAAAGACGAATAGAATGACAAAAATTAAACAGACGACTATGGCTTCAATCTTCCGAAATCCGATGTGGGCAAGTAATAATAGGAGCAGGACATCAAAGACCGTGATCATAACAGCAATGAGTAAGGGAATATTGAATAAGAGGTACAAGGCAATGGCTGCCCCAATAACTTCTGCAATATCAGTTGCCATAATCGCCAATTCAGTAATGATCCATAAGATAAAAGCTAGTTTTTTACCGGTCCGCAAGCGGATGGCTTGGGCCAAATCTTCTTGGGTGACAATCCCTAGTTTGGCTGCCATATATTGGAGTAGCATGGCCACAAGTGATGATAGTAAAATCACAGACATCAGCATGTATTGAAAATTTTGCCCACCAGTAATGGAAGTTGACCAGTTGCCTGGATCCATATAACCGACGGCAACTAGGGCACCTGGTCCGGAATAGGCTAAGAGTGTCCGCCAAAATCCTTTACCGGTTGGGACTTCAACTGTTCCGTTTATTTCACTTAGTGAAAGATCGCTGATTTTTCTTTTATTTTCTATACTTGATTCTTCTGCCATGGGCTACCGTCTCCTTTGAACATTTCTGTTGCAAATAGAGTATACGCCTATAAAAGGTAAAGGTAAATATAAAAATAAGGGTAACCTAAAATAAATACATAAGAAAACCACAAATGGTTAGGGGATGGCTTGGCTAGCTAAACTTTCTTCACCTATATAGACAAAGGCCATACTCGTACAAGTCGCCAGATATGTGGTAAAATAACAGAGATTAGGAAAAGTGAAGGGATGACCTTTTTGTCACGACCTTATACGTAAAAAGTGAAGTAAAAAAGATAAAGCGAGTGAATTCAAGATGCCTCAAAAAACCAAACAAACGCCAATGATGGAACAATATAATGAAATGAAGGGCCAATATCCGGATGCCTTCTTGTTCTTTCGTCTAGGTGACTTTTATGAAATGTTTAATGACGATGCCTTAAAAGCGGCCCAAATTTTAGAAATTACCTTAACCTCGCGCAATAAAAATGCGGAAGATCCAATCCCTATGTGTGGGATTCCATACCATTCAGCCAGCGAATATATTAAAACCTTGGTCAGCCAAGGTCATAAGGTGGCAATTGCTGAACAATTGGAAGACCCCAAATTAACCAAAGGCATGGTCAAACGTGGTGTTGTTAAAGTCTTGACACCAGGGACCTATATGAATGACAGCATTGGCATGGTTGAAAACAACTACCTTTCTGCCTTAGATTACGTTAATGGCCAATACATTTTATCCTTTTCTGATGTGGGTACTGGGGAGTTAAAAGTGACTACGCTTGACGACTTTAATGCTGTTTTGACAGAATTTGCCCAATTACAATCAAAAGAATTGGTTGTTTCCCAAGCTGTACCAAAAGACCAAGTAGAAGAATTACAACAACTACAATCCTTCACCTTATCACCTTTTGAGTTGACAGCTGAAGCAAGGGCGAAAACAAGAGAAAGTTACAAGCAAATCCTAGCCGACATTCCTGATGACCAGGAATTGAATGGCCTCTTATTACTATTGACTTATGTAAATTCTATGTCCCACCAAGCAATAGACCATTGGCAGGCGGCGACCCACTATGAAGTAGCGCATTACCTCCACATGGACTACTATGCCAAAAGTAATTTGGAATTAACCGAATCAGTTAGAACCAAGAAACGGCAAGGGTCCTTGTTAGCCTTCTTAAATAAAACAGAAACGGCTATGGGCTTTCGTTTACTAAAAAATTGGTTGGATAGACCACTGATTTCCCTACCGGCAATTGAACGGCGTCAATCCCAAATTGAAGATTTGATCGAACATTATTTCCAACGTCTTGAAATTAAAGACCTATTACACGGGGTGTATGACTTAGAGCGGTTAGTGGCAAAAGTAGCCATGGGGAACGTTAACCCTAAAGAATTACTACAATTAAACCAGTCACTAAGTCGGGTCCCAGGAATTATTGACACCGTTGACCAAATTGCAGCGGATAATGAAGATGAAAGTGTATGGGCCAATATCAAAGGGCAAATTACAGCCTTACCAGCATTAACCGATACGATTGCAGGGGCCATCAAGGAAGATGCACCGGCGACTTTAAAAGATGGGAATGTCATTGCGGATGGCTTTAACCCACAATTAGACGAATACCGGGATGCCATGCGTAACGGGCAACAGTGGATTGCTCAATTGCAGGCGGATGAACGGGCCAAAACGGGCATTAAATCCCTTAAAGTTGGCTATAATAAGGTATTTGGTTACTATATCGAAGTGACAAAAGCCAACCTGCATTTACTTGAAGAAGGCCGTTATGACCGCAAGCAGACCTTAACCAACGCAGAACGGTTCATTACACCTGAACTAAAAGAAGTGGAAGCAAGAATTCTTGAAGCGGAAGAACAGTCACAAGTACTTGAACACCAACTTTTCCAAGCAGTACGTGAAGAAGTGAAGCGTCATCAAGTGACTTTGCAGGCGATTGCGAGTACAGTAGCTACTATTGATGTGCTCCAGTCCTTAGCGGAAATTTCAGAAACCCACCAATACGTGAAACCACAATTCATGACCGACAAACGTGACTTGTACTTGAAAGAATCAAGACACCCAGTAGTGGAAGGGGTTATTGGCCAAGATAAATTTGTGCCTAATGATATTGTGATGGATCCTGAAACAAGTATTTTAATGATTACTGGACCCAATATGTCTGGTAAATCCACTTATATGCGACAATTAGGGTTGATTGTTATCCTTGCGCAGATGGGCTGTTTTGTACCAGCTAAAGAAGCCCGCTTACCAATTTTCGATAAAATTTTTACTCGAATTGGCGCAGCAGATGACCTGTTAGCAGGACAATCGACTTTCATGGTGGAGATGATGGAAGCAAACCAAGCTTTACAACATGCAACGGATAATTCTTTATTACTATTTGATGAGTTGGGACGTGGTACCTCAACTTACGATGGTATTGCTTTAGCACAAGCCATCTTGATTTATATCCATGATCATTTCGATGCGAAAGTCCTTTTCTCAACTCATTATCATGAGCTGACAGCCTTAGATGAGCGTTTGCCTCGCTTAGCCAATATTCATGTTGGTGCTAGTGAAGAAGATGGTGAATTAGTCTTTTTACATAAGGTATTTAATGGTGCTACAGACAAATCATATGGTATTCATGTAGCTAAATTGGCTGGTATGCCGGTTGAATTGTTGAAGAATGCCCAAGCAGTTTTACAGGAATTAGAAAATAATAATTTAAATGAAGTGAATAAAGACCAGCAGATGTCCTTATTTGATATGGTGGCCGAGGAAACACCTATAGAATCATCGGATAGTAAGCCAGTGGATACACCTAGTCAAAAAGTGATTGCACAATTGAAGTCTGAAGATATTTATAATTTAACACCGATTCAAGCCTTAAATTTCTTAGCAGAATTGAAGAGCCAGCTATAAAGGATGATGTAAATGGCTATACAAGAATTACCTATTCAAGTTGCCAACCAAATTGCAGCGGGAGAAGTGGTTGAACGACCAGCCTCTGTGGTAAAGGAACTTGTAGAAAATGCGATAGATGCCGGCGCCAGTGAGATTGCAATTCATATTAAGGAAGCTGGTTTGCGGTCGATTCAAGTAATTGATAATGGTAGAGGGATTGCCGCTGACCAGGTTGGATTGGCCTTTAAGCGGCATGCAACTTCAAAAATATATAGTTCAAATGACCTGTTCAGAATACGAACACTTGGTTTTAGAGGGGAAGCTTTGCCTTCTATCGCTTCTGTTTCTGAAGTAACTATGAATACTTCGGATGGGGAATCATCAAGTGAAATTTACTTAAAAGATGGCGGTATTATAGACCAGAAGACATCTGCATTGCGTCGAGGCACATCGGTAATGGTAGAAAATCTTTTCTATAATACGCCCGCTCGTTTGAAATATTTGAAGAGTTTACAAACAGAATTGGCCCATATTACAGACATTATTAACCGTGAAGCGTTAGGACACCCAGACATCCGTTTTAACTATACCCATGACGGGAAAACCTTATTGTCAACAAATGGTAAGGGCCGGGTCAATGAAGTCTTAGCGGCCATTTACGGATTTAGACAGGCCAAAGATATGGTAGCTATTGAAGGCGAAAACTTAGACTTTCACATTTCAGGATACGTGTCCTTACCAGCTGTCACTAGAGCCAGCAAGTCTTATATGTCCCTGTTTGTGAATGGTCGTTTTATCAAAAACTATAAGTTAAACCAGGCCATTTTAAAGGGTTATGGATCCAAA from Aerococcus urinaeequi includes:
- a CDS encoding DUF2075 domain-containing protein; this encodes MDNQENQKPIIFERKKFQYDDIREMHTLYIEDYPIVYILHQNKTSKARPKAYIGQTVHVHNRMRDHLKNSQRKDLTDALFIGHQAFNQSATFNIETNLINYFIADNQFSLQNVSQTANLSMHNYYQKTLYDDELFEDLWESLRREGLAKETTDNLKNRDIYKLSPFKTLSEPQRALKENILHYCKKVIQDIKNQKSIQKKVYVIHGEAGTGKSVILSSLFNTLQEEARQNHSALAGTRNYLLVNHTEMLKTYRQISESLPYLKKKDFNKPTPFINSQSIDEADIVLIDEGHLLLTQPDAYNNFYGDNQLDAIMEKAKVAVLIFDEKQYLKVKSKWDRDDLKTILSQYDVDEFKLTDQFRMNASPEVLNWVDNFVEKKISPLPPSDERFEFKIFDDSEAFKDYIYQKNAEKGLSRIVSTFDYAHKKNGDVYLVDQAGVNLPWNTTNSKVTWSERPETINEVGSIYTVQGFDLNYVGIVLGPSVDYDFEAGKLVIDPSKYQDTGGYSGANRFSTYQEAMMAKEQIILNSINVLMKRGIYGLALYAVNDNLKRKLYEIKEEAGKYDV
- a CDS encoding nucleotide pyrophosphohydrolase, whose product is MTSSMEKINQFRDERNWRQFHNEKDLALSISLEAAELLEIFQWKTATEGVQNIDDLKDEIADVLIYAYMLADNLGFDIDEIIERKLIKNNEKYPIEKSRNNNYKYTEL
- the mutS gene encoding DNA mismatch repair protein MutS; this translates as MPQKTKQTPMMEQYNEMKGQYPDAFLFFRLGDFYEMFNDDALKAAQILEITLTSRNKNAEDPIPMCGIPYHSASEYIKTLVSQGHKVAIAEQLEDPKLTKGMVKRGVVKVLTPGTYMNDSIGMVENNYLSALDYVNGQYILSFSDVGTGELKVTTLDDFNAVLTEFAQLQSKELVVSQAVPKDQVEELQQLQSFTLSPFELTAEARAKTRESYKQILADIPDDQELNGLLLLLTYVNSMSHQAIDHWQAATHYEVAHYLHMDYYAKSNLELTESVRTKKRQGSLLAFLNKTETAMGFRLLKNWLDRPLISLPAIERRQSQIEDLIEHYFQRLEIKDLLHGVYDLERLVAKVAMGNVNPKELLQLNQSLSRVPGIIDTVDQIAADNEDESVWANIKGQITALPALTDTIAGAIKEDAPATLKDGNVIADGFNPQLDEYRDAMRNGQQWIAQLQADERAKTGIKSLKVGYNKVFGYYIEVTKANLHLLEEGRYDRKQTLTNAERFITPELKEVEARILEAEEQSQVLEHQLFQAVREEVKRHQVTLQAIASTVATIDVLQSLAEISETHQYVKPQFMTDKRDLYLKESRHPVVEGVIGQDKFVPNDIVMDPETSILMITGPNMSGKSTYMRQLGLIVILAQMGCFVPAKEARLPIFDKIFTRIGAADDLLAGQSTFMVEMMEANQALQHATDNSLLLFDELGRGTSTYDGIALAQAILIYIHDHFDAKVLFSTHYHELTALDERLPRLANIHVGASEEDGELVFLHKVFNGATDKSYGIHVAKLAGMPVELLKNAQAVLQELENNNLNEVNKDQQMSLFDMVAEETPIESSDSKPVDTPSQKVIAQLKSEDIYNLTPIQALNFLAELKSQL
- a CDS encoding Nramp family divalent metal transporter — protein: MAEESSIENKRKISDLSLSEINGTVEVPTGKGFWRTLLAYSGPGALVAVGYMDPGNWSTSITGGQNFQYMLMSVILLSSLVAMLLQYMAAKLGIVTQEDLAQAIRLRTGKKLAFILWIITELAIMATDIAEVIGAAIALYLLFNIPLLIAVMITVFDVLLLLLLAHIGFRKIEAIVVCLIFVILFVFVYQVALSNPSWAAILSGFIPTNDVLATSPSINGMTPLAGSLGIIGATVMPHNLYLHSAISQSRKIDYNNQDKIAAAVRFTMWDSNIQLGLAFIVNALLLVMGAAVFKTGVVEDPSFFGLYEALSNPQFMANSVLADLASKGVLATLFAVALLASGQNSTITGTLTGQVIMEGFIEMKLPLWARRLITRLIAIIPVVVSVMYTSQKGTVEEHIALNNLMNNSQVFLALALPFSIIPLLMITDSEAEMGKRFKNTAVVRILGWISVIGLTILNMLGLPDEILAFFGEHPSTQQITFVYILVGLTIIFILALLIWTITSLYKGNQAVNKTN